A DNA window from Amycolatopsis sp. DSM 110486 contains the following coding sequences:
- a CDS encoding epoxide hydrolase family protein: MPRPTSDVQAFEAHAPDADLDDLRARLAAARLPEAETVYRPAPDPRRWEQGVPLADLVDVVNYWRTGYNWRSFEERLNRIGQFRTTIDDLGIHFLHRRSARADATPLILTHGWPDSITRFIDVVDELADPKDADAPAFHVVVPSLPGFGYSDKPATTGWGTEKIAAAWVELMARLGYSQFAAHGGDWGGNITTVLAGRFPAHVLGIHTTFAEGPPGLTTDGLTAVERKWADETRDFWRHNAAYAKQQATRPQTIGYSLVDSPVGLLAWILDKFAEWSDTEDSPFETISRDSVLDDVTLYWLTHTGASSARIYYESHNSLDPELRVDVPAAITMYPRDPEKCPRPWAQERYRQIVRWSSPESGGHFPSLEVPGYFVKDLQEGLAAVLAANR; this comes from the coding sequence ATGCCCCGTCCAACCAGCGACGTGCAAGCATTTGAAGCCCACGCACCTGACGCCGACCTCGACGATCTGCGCGCGCGGCTGGCCGCGGCGCGGCTGCCGGAGGCCGAGACGGTCTATCGCCCCGCGCCCGATCCTCGCCGATGGGAACAGGGTGTTCCGCTGGCCGACCTCGTCGATGTCGTGAACTACTGGCGCACCGGGTACAACTGGCGGTCGTTCGAAGAGCGCCTCAACCGGATCGGCCAGTTCCGCACGACCATTGATGATCTGGGAATCCACTTCCTGCACCGCCGATCCGCGCGCGCAGATGCCACTCCTCTGATCTTGACGCACGGCTGGCCGGACAGCATTACTCGGTTCATCGATGTAGTGGACGAGCTGGCAGATCCGAAAGATGCAGACGCGCCGGCGTTCCACGTCGTGGTTCCGTCGCTACCAGGCTTTGGTTACAGCGACAAGCCGGCCACGACAGGGTGGGGAACAGAAAAGATCGCGGCCGCATGGGTGGAACTGATGGCAAGGCTCGGCTACAGCCAGTTCGCAGCCCACGGCGGCGACTGGGGAGGCAATATCACCACGGTTCTCGCCGGCAGGTTCCCGGCGCACGTTCTCGGCATCCACACGACGTTCGCGGAGGGACCGCCCGGGTTGACAACGGACGGGCTGACGGCGGTCGAGCGCAAGTGGGCCGACGAAACCCGCGATTTCTGGCGCCACAACGCGGCCTACGCGAAGCAGCAGGCGACCCGACCGCAAACCATCGGCTACTCGCTCGTCGACTCACCGGTCGGGCTTCTTGCCTGGATCCTCGACAAGTTCGCCGAGTGGTCGGACACCGAAGACAGCCCGTTCGAGACGATTTCCCGAGACAGCGTTCTTGACGACGTCACCCTGTACTGGCTGACACACACCGGCGCATCGTCGGCCCGCATTTACTACGAAAGCCACAACTCGCTCGATCCCGAACTCCGGGTCGACGTCCCGGCGGCAATCACTATGTATCCCCGCGACCCCGAGAAGTGTCCGCGCCCCTGGGCACAGGAGCGGTACCGACAGATCGTCCGATGGAGCTCACCCGAAAGCGGAGGACATTTCCCGTCGCTGGAGGTTCCGGGGTATTTCGTCAAAGATCTCCAAGAGGGCCTCGCGGCAGTGCTGGCCGCGAATCGGTGA
- a CDS encoding NUDIX hydrolase, producing MSRTDYLDDPHAPAANSIAVAVSAFIQDERGHILMIRRTDNDLYSIPGGQLELGETLSQTAVREVREETGIECEVISLVGLYSNPKHVVAYDDGEVRQEFSICFRARAIGGTLRTSDESKEVTWVTPDDLSGLNIHRSIRLRMDHALSNRSEPYFT from the coding sequence ATGTCCCGCACGGATTACCTCGACGACCCCCATGCGCCCGCCGCGAACAGCATCGCTGTCGCCGTCTCCGCCTTCATCCAGGACGAGCGCGGCCACATCCTCATGATCCGCCGCACGGACAACGACCTCTACTCGATCCCCGGTGGTCAGCTGGAGCTTGGGGAAACCCTGTCGCAAACAGCGGTGCGCGAAGTCCGCGAGGAGACAGGTATCGAGTGCGAGGTGATCTCCCTGGTAGGGCTGTACTCGAACCCCAAGCACGTGGTGGCATACGACGACGGTGAGGTGAGACAGGAGTTCTCGATCTGCTTCCGCGCCCGAGCCATCGGTGGAACGCTCAGGACGAGCGATGAGAGCAAGGAAGTCACATGGGTCACCCCTGATGACCTGTCCGGGCTCAACATCCACCGGTCGATCCGGCTCCGCATGGATCACGCGTTGAGCAACCGGAGTGAGCCGTACTTCACGTAG
- a CDS encoding DUF5919 domain-containing protein, giving the protein MPNERLRDALMRNGLDPEQVAKALDVDQKTVERWISKGRTPYPRYRHKLAALIKESEIYLWPDAVAPERKAATATAELVQVFPHRNAVPAELWDRIIGDAASDIEILVHAGLFLIERPRFIKDLAKKANSGTSIRLVFGDPGGDSVALRGDEEQLGDGTLPARIRNALAYYKPLVGVPGVQIRFHNTTLYNSIFRFDDEMVVNTHIFGSQGAHAPALHLRRLSAGDLFESYSESFESVWNLSRDAQF; this is encoded by the coding sequence TTGCCGAACGAACGCCTGCGCGACGCGCTCATGCGCAACGGGCTCGACCCGGAGCAGGTGGCCAAGGCGCTCGACGTCGACCAGAAGACCGTGGAGCGCTGGATCAGCAAGGGACGCACACCGTACCCGAGGTACCGGCACAAGCTGGCCGCGCTCATCAAGGAGTCGGAGATCTACCTCTGGCCGGACGCGGTCGCGCCGGAACGCAAGGCGGCGACCGCCACGGCTGAGCTGGTGCAAGTCTTCCCGCACCGCAACGCTGTGCCCGCTGAACTCTGGGACCGCATCATCGGCGACGCCGCCAGCGACATTGAGATCCTGGTCCACGCCGGTCTGTTTCTCATCGAGCGCCCGAGGTTCATCAAGGACCTCGCCAAGAAGGCCAACTCCGGCACATCCATCAGGCTCGTGTTCGGCGACCCCGGAGGCGATTCTGTCGCCCTCCGTGGAGACGAGGAGCAACTGGGCGACGGGACCCTTCCAGCCCGGATTCGCAACGCCCTCGCCTACTACAAGCCACTCGTCGGCGTCCCCGGAGTGCAAATCCGCTTCCACAACACGACCCTGTACAACTCGATCTTCCGCTTCGACGACGAGATGGTGGTCAACACCCACATCTTCGGCTCCCAAGGCGCCCACGCCCCAGCCCTCCACCTCCGCCGCCTCTCGGCCGGCGACCTCTTCGAGAGCTACTCCGAAAGCTTCGAATCCGTCTGGAACCTCTCCCGCGACGCCCAGTTCTAG
- a CDS encoding AMED_5909 family protein, whose protein sequence is MTAEQYAAKDSAAGPTTLYGAHQWAQSRYPPPDAPPSTVIAFHQENKRMYERIADMDRGHHHEALYFVGYEQRMVDAAREETLRGGKIPAGQEAPPASR, encoded by the coding sequence ATGACTGCGGAACAGTACGCGGCGAAAGACAGTGCGGCCGGGCCGACGACCCTCTACGGGGCGCACCAGTGGGCTCAGAGCCGGTACCCGCCGCCAGATGCGCCGCCCTCGACGGTGATCGCGTTCCACCAGGAGAACAAGCGGATGTACGAACGAATCGCGGACATGGATCGCGGGCACCACCACGAGGCGCTGTACTTCGTCGGCTACGAACAGCGGATGGTCGACGCGGCGCGTGAAGAAACGTTGCGTGGCGGGAAGATCCCTGCGGGGCAAGAGGCGCCTCCGGCATCCCGATGA
- a CDS encoding NAD-dependent succinate-semialdehyde dehydrogenase, protein MYTVTDPATGELIEQIENSTDQEVRDAIARVHRGYLSWRERPVAERAEIVARAGELFAERSDELAAIMTLEMGKRVNEGRGEVGIVVDIFSYYAEHGPSLIADEPLKIQGGDAVIRKEPIGALLGVMPWNFPMYQVARFVAPNLVLGNTILLKHASICPRSAVAIEQVLRDAGVPEDAYVNVFASSRQVPSILADPRIVGVSLTGSEQAGISVAAEAGRNLKRCVLELGGSDPLIVLDTDDLDETVNAVATARMRNCGQSCNAPKRIIVVGELYDSFVEKLTARVAAFYLPGDPSDPSTKLPPLASVSAADEVFEQVSTAISQGAVLRTGGHRVDGPGAYLEATVLTDVTPDMDAYRDEIFGPVFLLFPASSDDEAISIANDSPFGLGASVFGTDPARMRTVANRIESGMVYFNKSGGSQADLPFGGIKRSGMGRELGPLGIEEFMNKKSIRL, encoded by the coding sequence ATGTACACCGTCACCGACCCGGCCACGGGTGAACTGATCGAGCAGATCGAGAACTCCACCGACCAGGAGGTGCGCGACGCGATCGCCCGCGTCCACCGCGGCTACCTGTCCTGGCGGGAACGCCCGGTCGCCGAACGCGCCGAGATCGTCGCGCGCGCGGGCGAGCTGTTCGCCGAACGGTCCGACGAGCTCGCCGCCATCATGACGCTCGAGATGGGCAAGCGCGTCAACGAGGGCCGCGGCGAGGTCGGCATCGTCGTGGACATCTTCTCCTACTACGCCGAACACGGCCCGTCCCTCATCGCCGACGAGCCGTTGAAAATTCAAGGCGGCGACGCTGTCATCCGGAAAGAGCCGATCGGCGCCCTGCTCGGCGTGATGCCGTGGAACTTCCCCATGTACCAGGTAGCGCGGTTCGTCGCGCCGAACCTGGTGCTGGGCAATACGATTCTGCTCAAGCACGCGTCCATCTGCCCGCGCTCGGCCGTCGCGATCGAGCAGGTCCTGCGCGACGCCGGTGTGCCGGAGGACGCGTACGTCAACGTTTTCGCCTCGTCGCGCCAGGTCCCGTCGATCCTCGCGGACCCGCGCATCGTCGGGGTTTCCCTGACGGGCAGCGAACAGGCCGGCATCTCGGTGGCCGCCGAGGCGGGGCGGAACCTCAAGCGCTGCGTCCTCGAACTGGGCGGCTCGGACCCACTGATCGTCCTCGACACGGACGACCTGGACGAGACGGTGAACGCCGTCGCGACGGCCCGCATGCGCAACTGCGGCCAGTCCTGCAACGCGCCCAAGCGGATCATCGTGGTGGGGGAGCTGTACGACTCGTTCGTGGAGAAGCTGACCGCGCGGGTGGCTGCTTTCTACCTGCCGGGCGACCCTTCCGACCCTTCGACGAAGCTGCCACCCCTGGCCTCGGTCTCCGCCGCCGACGAGGTTTTCGAACAGGTCTCGACCGCCATCTCCCAGGGCGCCGTGCTGCGTACCGGCGGCCACCGCGTCGACGGCCCGGGCGCCTACCTAGAGGCCACGGTGCTGACCGACGTGACCCCCGACATGGACGCCTACCGCGACGAAATCTTCGGCCCGGTCTTCTTGCTGTTCCCCGCCTCCTCCGACGACGAAGCCATCTCCATCGCCAACGACTCCCCCTTCGGCCTGGGCGCCAGCGTCTTCGGCACCGACCCGGCCCGCATGCGCACCGTGGCGAACCGGATCGAGTCGGGGATGGTGTATTTCAACAAGTCGGGTGGCTCGCAGGCGGACCTGCCCTTCGGCGGGATCAAGCGCTCGGGGATGGGCCGGGAGCTGGGTCCGCTGGGGATCGAGGAGTTCATGAACAAGAAGTCGATCCGGCTGTGA
- a CDS encoding lytic polysaccharide monooxygenase auxiliary activity family 9 protein produces MKTNRKLVAALAGAAIAPVIVLVGPVGTASAHGYVNAPASRQAQCAQNIVSCGDIKWEPQSVEGPKGQRTCNGGVARFAELNDNSKPWRATATGGTVTFNWTFTARHKTSTYEYYIGNTRIASFSGNNQVPPATVSHSVDLGNRTGRQTVLAIWNIADTANAFYSCVDLQVS; encoded by the coding sequence ATGAAAACGAACCGCAAGCTCGTGGCCGCCCTCGCCGGTGCGGCGATCGCACCCGTGATCGTGCTGGTCGGCCCCGTGGGCACGGCCAGCGCCCACGGCTACGTCAACGCGCCCGCGAGCCGGCAGGCGCAATGCGCGCAGAACATCGTGTCCTGCGGCGACATCAAGTGGGAACCGCAGAGCGTGGAAGGCCCGAAGGGCCAGCGCACCTGCAACGGCGGCGTCGCGCGCTTCGCCGAACTCAACGACAACAGCAAGCCCTGGCGTGCCACCGCGACCGGCGGCACGGTCACGTTCAACTGGACGTTCACCGCCCGGCACAAGACCAGCACCTACGAGTACTACATCGGCAACACGCGCATCGCGAGCTTCAGCGGCAACAACCAGGTGCCGCCGGCCACCGTGTCGCACTCGGTGGACCTGGGCAACCGCACGGGCCGCCAGACCGTGCTGGCCATCTGGAACATCGCCGACACGGCCAACGCGTTCTACTCCTGCGTCGACCTGCAGGTGAGCTGA
- a CDS encoding PLD nuclease N-terminal domain-containing protein, producing the protein MTIPTALAAAAQDGPHAANIAVGVGIIALILIPVVFFLAALVSVLGSPLGGGMKLVWVVFAFCAPFLGPLLWFLVGRRSAEAGAYRRV; encoded by the coding sequence ATGACCATCCCCACCGCGCTGGCCGCCGCAGCCCAGGACGGCCCCCACGCCGCGAACATCGCCGTCGGAGTCGGGATCATCGCGTTGATCCTGATCCCGGTGGTGTTCTTCCTCGCCGCGCTCGTCAGCGTGCTCGGGAGCCCGCTGGGCGGCGGGATGAAGCTGGTGTGGGTCGTGTTCGCGTTCTGCGCGCCGTTCCTCGGACCGCTGCTGTGGTTCCTGGTGGGGCGGCGCAGCGCCGAGGCCGGGGCGTATCGCCGAGTCTGA
- a CDS encoding MFS transporter, whose protein sequence is MRSRGGAVLLAALVVDSVGNGLFQPLSVLFFAKLTTVPLALIGVLLSAANALTLPVPLIAGRLADRMGPWVLVVAAQGAQGIGFLLFTRVTGPVGIFLSAAFVAIGVRFFWSSVFTAVADFVDGSAKPRSKDSWFAWMNVTRTAGLAIGGLITGVVVTIGTPEAYRAIAYGSAACFLCAGAAIAVRVRAPRRAEGDAGGYRGMLRARPFLAFTGLNAVFALTSMMLALGLPVFVTVGLHGPPWLAPAMLVGNTVLLTVLTAPAVRLVSPLRRTRVLMASAVLWAAWCLAFALLVPGQLGWVVPVLLGATFLFTAAETVHGPVSQSLATELSPPGARGRYLAVFQYSFTVASLVAPAFFTTLFEVGYWLPWLVLGVVNVFAALAMRLLERVIPVAATT, encoded by the coding sequence GTGCGGAGCCGTGGTGGGGCGGTGCTGCTGGCGGCGCTGGTGGTCGACTCGGTGGGCAACGGGTTGTTCCAGCCGCTGTCGGTGCTGTTCTTCGCGAAGCTGACCACGGTGCCGTTGGCGCTGATCGGCGTGCTGCTCAGCGCGGCGAACGCGCTGACGCTGCCGGTGCCGCTGATCGCCGGGCGGCTGGCCGACCGGATGGGTCCGTGGGTGCTGGTGGTTGCCGCGCAGGGTGCGCAAGGGATCGGGTTTCTGCTGTTCACGCGCGTGACCGGGCCCGTCGGCATCTTCCTCAGCGCCGCGTTCGTGGCGATCGGGGTGCGGTTCTTCTGGTCGTCGGTGTTCACCGCGGTGGCGGATTTCGTCGACGGCAGCGCGAAACCGCGGAGCAAGGACTCCTGGTTCGCGTGGATGAACGTGACCCGCACCGCCGGGCTGGCCATCGGCGGCCTTATCACCGGCGTCGTGGTCACGATCGGCACCCCGGAGGCGTATCGCGCGATCGCGTACGGCTCAGCGGCCTGTTTTCTCTGCGCGGGCGCGGCGATCGCGGTGCGCGTGCGGGCGCCGCGGCGCGCGGAGGGTGACGCCGGCGGGTACCGGGGGATGCTGCGGGCGCGGCCGTTCCTGGCGTTCACCGGGCTGAACGCGGTGTTCGCGTTGACCAGCATGATGCTGGCACTGGGGTTGCCGGTGTTCGTGACCGTGGGGCTGCACGGTCCGCCGTGGCTCGCGCCCGCGATGCTGGTGGGGAACACCGTGCTGCTCACGGTCCTCACCGCGCCGGCGGTGCGGCTGGTGTCGCCGCTGCGCAGGACGCGCGTGCTGATGGCTTCGGCGGTGCTGTGGGCGGCGTGGTGCCTGGCGTTCGCGCTGCTGGTGCCGGGGCAGCTCGGGTGGGTGGTGCCGGTGCTGCTGGGCGCGACGTTCCTGTTCACCGCGGCGGAGACCGTGCACGGTCCGGTGTCGCAGTCACTGGCCACGGAGCTGTCGCCGCCCGGCGCGCGAGGGCGTTACCTGGCGGTGTTCCAGTACTCGTTCACGGTCGCGAGCCTGGTGGCGCCGGCGTTTTTCACCACGTTGTTCGAGGTCGGGTACTGGCTTCCGTGGCTGGTCCTGGGCGTGGTGAACGTGTTCGCGGCGCTGGCCATGCGGCTGCTGGAGCGCGTGATCCCCGTCGCCGCTACTACTTAA
- a CDS encoding NAD(P)/FAD-dependent oxidoreductase — protein MKITVIGAGLGGLTLASVLHRNGIEATVLDVDASASARTQGGMLDIHEETGQAALRAAGLYEEFLPLIHRGGEAMRVLDRHAVVRMSEEDDGQGTRPEVERGALRDLLLSSLPEGTVRWGAKVVSARPLGDGRHEVALADGSTLETDVLVGADGAWSRIRPLVSAEVPAYTGISFVELDLLDVAAKHPESAALVGGGMFMALGPGKGILAHREPDGSAHVYVALQVPEGWVSSLDLSDAAAKLSQEFAGWAPELKALIESADGELVPRPIHALPVGHEWARVPGVTLVGDAAHVMSPFAGEGANLAMIDGAELALALVESDGNVEAALAQYEKALFPRSEEAARGSAENLVTSFAEDAPDGVLAVFEGH, from the coding sequence ATGAAGATCACCGTCATCGGAGCCGGCCTCGGCGGGCTGACGCTCGCGTCCGTGCTCCACCGCAACGGCATCGAGGCCACAGTATTGGATGTCGACGCGTCGGCATCGGCCCGCACGCAGGGCGGGATGCTCGACATCCACGAGGAAACGGGCCAGGCCGCGTTACGTGCGGCCGGCCTGTACGAGGAGTTCCTGCCGCTGATCCACCGCGGCGGGGAGGCCATGCGCGTGCTGGACCGGCACGCGGTGGTGCGAATGTCCGAAGAGGACGATGGCCAGGGGACCCGGCCGGAGGTCGAACGCGGTGCTTTGCGCGACCTGCTGCTCTCGTCGCTGCCGGAGGGCACCGTCCGCTGGGGCGCCAAGGTGGTTTCGGCCCGTCCGCTGGGCGATGGCCGGCACGAGGTCGCGCTGGCCGACGGTTCGACGCTGGAGACTGACGTGCTCGTCGGGGCCGACGGGGCCTGGTCGCGGATCCGGCCGCTCGTCTCGGCCGAGGTGCCCGCGTACACCGGGATTTCCTTTGTGGAACTGGATCTGCTGGACGTCGCCGCGAAGCATCCGGAGAGCGCGGCGCTCGTCGGCGGGGGAATGTTCATGGCGCTCGGGCCGGGCAAGGGGATTCTGGCGCACCGCGAGCCGGACGGCAGTGCGCACGTCTACGTCGCTCTCCAGGTGCCCGAGGGCTGGGTTTCCTCACTCGACTTGTCGGACGCGGCTGCGAAGCTGTCGCAAGAATTCGCCGGCTGGGCCCCGGAACTGAAGGCGCTGATCGAGTCGGCCGACGGTGAGCTGGTGCCGCGGCCGATCCACGCGCTGCCGGTGGGCCACGAGTGGGCGCGCGTGCCCGGCGTGACGCTGGTGGGCGACGCGGCGCACGTGATGTCGCCGTTCGCCGGCGAGGGCGCGAACCTGGCGATGATCGACGGTGCGGAGCTGGCGTTGGCCCTGGTCGAGTCCGACGGGAACGTCGAGGCGGCCCTTGCGCAGTACGAGAAGGCGCTGTTCCCGCGCAGCGAGGAAGCCGCGCGGGGTTCGGCGGAGAACCTCGTGACGTCGTTCGCCGAGGACGCGCCCGACGGCGTGCTTGCGGTGTTCGAAGGGCACTGA
- a CDS encoding TetR/AcrR family transcriptional regulator, with translation MTAPRSRRERPAKPALTRAGIITAALAILRAEGLSRLTMRRLAQELDTGAASLYVYVRNTVELHAAVLDELLGEVEPAPPAGTWAERLEAVLGSYTAVLFRYPGLAQSALVARPRGDNYLRLVDTVLALLAEGGVPSAQAAWGVDLLLQLATATAAEHADERPEDREEWRALAAVIHDASPEKYPHLAAAGPDLLSGEPGQRLSWAFRALIAGIAATPRT, from the coding sequence ATGACCGCACCACGCAGCCGCCGGGAACGTCCGGCCAAGCCGGCTCTCACCCGGGCCGGAATCATCACCGCCGCGCTCGCGATCCTGCGCGCCGAAGGCCTGTCCCGGCTGACGATGCGCCGGCTCGCGCAGGAGCTCGACACCGGTGCGGCGTCGCTGTACGTCTACGTCCGCAACACCGTGGAGCTCCACGCCGCGGTGCTCGACGAGCTGCTCGGTGAGGTCGAGCCGGCTCCGCCGGCCGGGACGTGGGCGGAGCGGCTCGAAGCTGTGCTCGGCTCGTACACGGCGGTCTTGTTCCGCTATCCCGGGCTGGCACAGTCGGCGCTCGTGGCCCGTCCGCGCGGGGACAACTACCTGCGGCTGGTGGACACGGTGCTCGCGTTGCTCGCCGAGGGCGGGGTACCGAGCGCGCAGGCGGCGTGGGGCGTCGACCTGCTGCTCCAGCTCGCCACGGCGACGGCGGCCGAACACGCCGACGAGCGCCCCGAAGACCGCGAGGAATGGCGGGCACTGGCGGCCGTCATCCACGACGCGTCACCCGAGAAGTACCCGCACCTGGCCGCCGCCGGGCCCGACTTGCTGTCCGGCGAGCCCGGGCAGCGGCTGTCCTGGGCGTTCCGCGCGCTGATCGCCGGAATCGCCGCCACCCCACGAACCTGA
- a CDS encoding DeoR/GlpR family DNA-binding transcription regulator: protein MRGNPRHERILERLRRDGRVDVGELAGALDTSEVTIRRDLDSLAEQGTLRRVRGGAVSLLMRGEELPFALREVESAAAKDRIAAVVGGLVRDGEAVVVDSGTSGLAVARALAGRRLTVMPLALPSATVLAASSSVNLLLPGGTTRFGEGSMVGPITEAALAALRFDTFVLTCCGLSPDDGVTAHDLQDAAVKRAAKRSSRRTVLVAESAKFSRTALATVCGMEDVDVLVTDAEAPSEALERFRRAGVEVRVA, encoded by the coding sequence ATGCGAGGCAACCCCCGGCACGAACGCATCCTCGAGCGGCTCCGGCGCGACGGCCGCGTCGACGTCGGTGAGCTGGCCGGCGCGCTGGACACGTCGGAGGTCACCATCCGGCGCGACCTCGACTCACTGGCCGAGCAAGGCACGCTGCGCCGCGTGCGGGGTGGCGCGGTAAGCCTGCTGATGCGCGGCGAGGAGCTGCCGTTCGCGCTGCGCGAGGTGGAGTCCGCGGCGGCGAAGGACCGGATCGCGGCCGTGGTGGGCGGGCTGGTGCGCGACGGCGAGGCCGTGGTCGTCGACAGCGGCACGAGCGGGCTCGCGGTCGCCCGCGCCCTTGCCGGCCGGCGCTTGACGGTGATGCCGCTCGCCCTGCCGAGCGCGACGGTGCTGGCCGCAAGCTCGTCGGTGAACCTGCTGCTGCCCGGCGGAACCACGCGCTTCGGCGAGGGCTCGATGGTCGGACCGATCACCGAGGCCGCGCTCGCGGCGCTGCGGTTCGACACCTTCGTGCTCACGTGCTGCGGCCTGTCGCCCGACGACGGCGTGACCGCCCACGATCTGCAGGACGCTGCTGTGAAGCGCGCCGCGAAGCGGTCTTCGCGGCGCACGGTGCTGGTTGCCGAGAGTGCCAAGTTCTCGCGCACCGCGCTGGCGACCGTGTGCGGCATGGAGGACGTGGACGTGCTGGTCACGGACGCCGAGGCGCCTTCGGAGGCACTGGAACGGTTTCGCCGAGCCGGCGTCGAGGTCCGGGTGGCGTGA
- a CDS encoding FAD-dependent monooxygenase gives MHDVIIVGAGAAGLVLAAELRLAGVRPLVLERQPRRREVPRANGLGGQIVELLRYRGVLERLEAAASPAHAAPSLPFGGTQLDLSHLAEPAYYALSIPQPVLERTLAEYAAELGVQLREGHEVVGLREDAAVTVDVRGPDGPYQLTARYVVGCDGGRSRVRELLGLPFPGTTYPEVNRLVEATVPDSVNRLENGDLDVPGLGLLRQGFTRTDSGVFAFGAIGPEVLLINTVEEEATEYDDLSPMTEAEFQASIRRVLGGSLPLGEVRRLSRYQWQGRQVPRYRVGRVFVAGDAAHLLASSGASLNLGMLDSVNLAWKLAAAAQGWAPPGLLDSYHAERHHAGSRALLQTSAQAALRRGHDPAADALRALFQELLTDEQSLRRLAATIGGTDLRYPAPGSDHPLAGTFARDFPLTTDDGPSSLASLVRLGRPVFVDLAGRPELRAVAEPWAPRVGLHTAKTHLRPADALLLRPDAHIAWAAPLDSAADPAGLREALTTWFGAPEGARNRLTTHDHQE, from the coding sequence GTGCACGACGTGATCATCGTGGGCGCCGGTGCGGCCGGCCTGGTCCTGGCCGCCGAGCTGCGCCTTGCCGGGGTCCGGCCGCTGGTGCTGGAACGGCAGCCGCGACGCAGGGAAGTGCCGCGGGCCAACGGTCTCGGCGGCCAGATCGTGGAGCTGCTGCGCTACCGCGGGGTGCTGGAGCGGCTCGAAGCTGCCGCCTCCCCGGCGCACGCGGCGCCGTCGTTGCCGTTCGGCGGGACGCAGCTGGACCTCTCACACCTGGCCGAACCGGCGTACTACGCGCTGAGCATCCCGCAGCCGGTGCTCGAACGCACGCTCGCCGAGTACGCGGCGGAGCTCGGGGTGCAGCTGCGGGAGGGGCACGAGGTTGTCGGCCTTCGCGAAGACGCCGCGGTGACAGTGGACGTGCGTGGCCCCGACGGGCCGTACCAGCTCACTGCTCGCTACGTCGTGGGGTGCGACGGCGGCCGCAGCCGGGTCCGCGAGTTGCTGGGCCTGCCGTTCCCGGGCACGACGTACCCGGAGGTGAACCGGCTCGTCGAGGCGACGGTGCCGGATTCGGTGAACCGGCTGGAGAACGGTGACCTGGACGTACCCGGACTGGGGTTGCTGCGCCAGGGTTTCACGCGGACTGACAGCGGGGTCTTCGCGTTCGGCGCGATCGGGCCGGAGGTTCTGCTGATCAACACCGTCGAGGAGGAAGCGACCGAGTACGACGACCTCAGCCCGATGACCGAGGCCGAGTTTCAGGCCAGCATCCGGCGCGTACTCGGCGGTTCGCTGCCCCTCGGCGAGGTGCGGCGCCTGTCGCGCTACCAGTGGCAGGGCCGGCAGGTCCCCCGGTACCGGGTTGGGCGCGTCTTCGTGGCCGGCGACGCGGCGCACCTGCTGGCTTCCTCGGGGGCGTCGCTCAACCTCGGCATGCTCGACTCGGTCAACCTGGCGTGGAAACTCGCCGCGGCCGCGCAGGGTTGGGCGCCGCCCGGCCTGCTCGACAGCTACCACGCCGAACGCCACCACGCCGGCTCCCGCGCCCTCCTGCAGACCAGCGCGCAGGCCGCCCTGCGCCGCGGCCACGACCCCGCCGCGGACGCGCTTCGCGCGCTGTTCCAGGAGCTCCTCACCGACGAACAATCGTTGCGCCGCCTCGCCGCCACCATCGGCGGCACCGACCTGCGCTACCCGGCTCCCGGTTCGGACCACCCCCTGGCCGGCACCTTCGCCCGCGACTTCCCTCTGACCACCGACGACGGCCCGTCGTCTCTCGCCTCGCTGGTGCGCCTGGGCCGGCCGGTGTTCGTCGACCTCGCCGGCCGCCCGGAACTCCGCGCGGTTGCCGAACCCTGGGCTCCCCGCGTGGGCCTCCACACCGCCAAGACCCACCTCCGCCCGGCCGACGCCCTCCTCCTCCGTCCGGACGCGCACATCGCGTGGGCCGCGCCGCTCGACTCGGCCGCCGATCCGGCCGGCCTCCGCGAAGCCCTCACGACATGGTTCGGCGCGCCTGAAGGGGCCCGAAACCGCCTCACCACACATGATCACCAAGAGTAA